Proteins from one Patescibacteria group bacterium genomic window:
- a CDS encoding PhzF family phenazine biosynthesis protein, with product MNIKVFTLNAFSKITNGGNPAGVVLNSDNLSTKQMSLIAKKVAFSETAFVQKSNKATLKIRFFTPNKEINLCGHATIATFYLLAKKKLLKPGHYTLESKSGILNIEIKKDKAIFMNQNLPKFLNKLEKKEIAKSLNIPEKIIPNDLPIQIVSTGLKDILIPIKSIDALDKIKPNINSISNIAKKHKAIGYHLFTLETKYNSNAYCRNFAPLYGISEESATGTATGALACYLFKYGKILKKQINNLTFEQGYSMKRPSKILANLKIKNNSIIEIKIGGLASNIKEVKINI from the coding sequence ATGAACATCAAAGTCTTTACACTCAATGCATTTTCTAAAATAACCAATGGTGGTAACCCTGCCGGAGTAGTTTTGAATTCAGACAATCTTTCCACAAAACAGATGTCATTAATCGCAAAAAAAGTGGCTTTTTCTGAAACCGCTTTTGTTCAAAAATCAAACAAAGCTACTCTCAAAATAAGATTCTTTACTCCAAATAAGGAAATCAATTTATGTGGCCATGCAACGATTGCTACTTTTTATTTATTGGCTAAAAAAAAGCTTTTAAAGCCAGGTCATTATACTTTGGAATCAAAATCTGGGATTCTTAATATTGAAATTAAGAAAGATAAGGCCATTTTCATGAACCAAAACTTACCAAAGTTTTTAAATAAACTCGAAAAAAAAGAAATAGCGAAATCATTGAACATCCCAGAGAAAATAATTCCCAATGATTTACCTATTCAAATTGTATCAACTGGTTTAAAGGACATTCTTATACCTATCAAATCTATTGACGCTTTAGATAAAATAAAACCAAATATCAACTCCATTTCTAATATTGCTAAAAAACATAAAGCTATTGGCTATCATTTATTTACTTTGGAGACAAAATATAATTCAAACGCCTACTGTAGAAATTTTGCTCCACTATATGGTATTTCTGAAGAATCAGCCACTGGAACCGCTACTGGTGCTCTGGCTTGTTATTTATTTAAATATGGAAAAATCTTAAAAAAACAAATAAACAATTTGACTTTTGAACAAGGATATTCAATGAAAAGACCTTCTAAAATATTGGCCAATCTAAAAATCAAAAATAACAGCATTATCGAAATTAAAATCGGCGGGCTTGCTTCCAATATTAAAGAAGTTAAAATAAATATATAA
- a CDS encoding NUDIX hydrolase, producing MRYKKIKSKISYKNPWFKIEDHTVIRPNGKKGIYSFLKKSSGVVIIALDDDKSIFFTKEYRYPINKKVWQLPAGSMEGKNILKEGKKELFEETGLKAKNIKKIGGFFIAPGHEDTFVHVLLATNLDKSKIGLDFKGGDEDISEIKNIKIAKVKNMTEKGEINCGISVAALNIFLCNKNY from the coding sequence ATGAGATATAAAAAAATAAAATCAAAAATATCCTATAAAAACCCCTGGTTTAAAATAGAAGACCATACTGTAATAAGGCCAAATGGTAAAAAAGGGATATACAGTTTTTTGAAAAAATCTTCTGGTGTAGTAATAATAGCTTTAGATGATGACAAATCTATATTTTTTACCAAAGAATACAGATACCCAATAAATAAAAAAGTGTGGCAATTACCAGCCGGCTCAATGGAAGGGAAAAATATCTTAAAAGAGGGCAAAAAAGAATTATTTGAAGAAACAGGACTAAAAGCAAAAAACATAAAAAAAATAGGTGGCTTTTTCATTGCTCCTGGTCATGAAGACACTTTTGTTCATGTACTTTTAGCCACCAACTTAGACAAGTCAAAAATAGGCCTAGACTTTAAAGGGGGTGATGAAGATATTTCTGAAATAAAAAACATAAAAATAGCCAAAGTAAAAAATATGACTGAAAAAGGTGAAATAAACTGCGGCATTAGTGTAGCTGCCTTAAATATATTTCTGTGTAATAAAAATTATTAA
- a CDS encoding DUF1599 domain-containing protein, which produces MTRKKGSYTLKFADKELPKPEDPPMTKRYQAILREALGLFIEKNNAYKSVFVEYGVVGIFVRIRDKLARLFSDDETIADESIVEDFLDIANYALMGAMISHFHLRRGIQCNHLYAVVDEKAGKKKLRCINCDEELHV; this is translated from the coding sequence ATGACTAGGAAAAAAGGCAGCTACACCTTGAAGTTCGCTGACAAAGAATTGCCCAAGCCTGAAGATCCTCCCATGACCAAAAGGTATCAGGCCATTTTGAGAGAAGCACTGGGTCTTTTCATAGAAAAAAATAACGCCTATAAAAGTGTTTTTGTAGAGTATGGAGTTGTAGGAATATTCGTAAGGATACGTGACAAACTAGCTAGACTTTTTTCAGATGATGAAACCATCGCTGATGAAAGTATAGTAGAAGACTTTCTAGATATCGCTAACTACGCTCTGATGGGAGCAATGATCAGCCACTTTCACTTGCGTAGAGGTATACAATGTAATCATCTCTACGCTGTAGTTGATGAAAAGGCTGGTAAGAAAAAATTGCGCTGCATAAATTGTGATGAAGAATTACATGTGTAA
- a CDS encoding cupin domain-containing protein, which translates to MKIVSIKNIPGDSVSHNPEIKKKILIAKGEIPQLMTFSKAILKPGQSSQSHAHDTMYEVFFIISGKAIFNINNNETEVSEGDCITIEPNEKHFQTNPFDLDVKFLYFGIATN; encoded by the coding sequence ATGAAAATAGTAAGTATAAAAAATATTCCTGGAGATAGTGTTTCCCATAATCCAGAAATAAAAAAGAAAATTTTAATAGCCAAAGGAGAAATTCCACAACTAATGACATTTAGCAAGGCTATTTTAAAACCAGGCCAATCTTCTCAAAGTCATGCGCATGATACAATGTATGAGGTATTTTTTATTATATCAGGTAAGGCTATCTTTAATATCAATAATAATGAAACAGAAGTAAGTGAGGGCGACTGCATTACAATTGAACCAAATGAAAAACATTTTCAAACTAATCCATTTGATTTGGATGTAAAATTTTTATACTTTGGAATTGCAACAAATTAA
- a CDS encoding class I SAM-dependent methyltransferase, translating to MKNKLSKKQLKDIYQLDAPHKWMELINSGEENNPYFKTYLRQKKRLENLLKPIKFNSDFRVVEYGCGNGLWGELIHNRVKSYTGVDFSEQFINLAKRRHKALNIRNTRFNCNDIIKFSEEHDNEFDQAFSMDFSEHVYDDDFISIFTAIRNTLKPNGKLYLHTPNGDYFLELCKKNGILKQSVGHIGIRNVKKHINLLEKVGFKNIVIYYLPHYIKLLSVFHFISYLPIIGKFFKARLLIKCIK from the coding sequence ATGAAAAACAAATTATCAAAAAAACAATTAAAAGATATTTACCAGCTAGATGCACCCCATAAATGGATGGAGTTAATTAATAGTGGAGAAGAAAATAATCCCTATTTTAAAACTTATCTTCGACAAAAAAAGCGACTTGAAAATTTACTAAAGCCCATTAAATTCAATTCAGATTTTCGTGTTGTCGAATACGGTTGCGGAAATGGTCTTTGGGGTGAGCTGATTCACAATAGAGTAAAATCCTATACTGGTGTAGATTTTTCAGAACAATTCATAAATCTTGCAAAAAGAAGACATAAAGCACTTAATATTAGAAATACTCGGTTCAACTGTAATGATATAATCAAATTTTCAGAAGAACACGATAATGAATTCGATCAAGCTTTTTCTATGGACTTCAGTGAACATGTTTATGACGATGATTTCATTTCTATTTTTACAGCCATTCGAAATACATTAAAGCCAAACGGGAAGCTCTATCTCCATACTCCAAATGGGGATTATTTTCTTGAGTTATGCAAAAAAAATGGAATTCTAAAACAGTCGGTAGGACATATTGGGATAAGAAATGTAAAAAAACATATCAATTTATTGGAGAAAGTTGGATTCAAAAATATAGTAATCTATTATTTGCCCCATTATATAAAACTCTTATCTGTTTTTCATTTTATAAGTTATTTACCAATAATTGGAAAATTCTTTAAAGCAAGATTACTTATTAAGTGCATAAAGTAA
- a CDS encoding histidine phosphatase family protein, with protein MSVKITYFVHGTTADNEKNLSTGWAPGELSALGIQQAKDLGSQVANKKFDIMFCSDLKRAVDSANLGFEGKYEIAQDKRLRECNYGDFNQSNEKNVDYKKYVDTPFPNGESLKNVEDRIKDFLDFLKENYNNKHIAIMAHKAPQLALEVLTKGKTWQEAIDEDWRNTKSWQPGWEYVLE; from the coding sequence ATGAGTGTAAAAATAACATATTTTGTTCATGGAACAACAGCCGACAATGAAAAAAATCTCAGCACTGGTTGGGCGCCAGGAGAGTTGTCAGCATTAGGAATACAGCAAGCCAAAGACTTAGGAAGCCAGGTTGCCAATAAAAAATTTGATATTATGTTTTGTTCAGACCTAAAAAGAGCGGTAGACTCTGCTAATTTAGGATTTGAAGGTAAATATGAAATTGCTCAAGATAAAAGATTACGAGAATGCAACTATGGAGATTTCAATCAATCTAATGAAAAAAATGTTGATTACAAAAAATATGTAGACACTCCATTTCCTAATGGCGAGAGTCTAAAAAATGTAGAAGATAGAATAAAAGACTTTCTGGACTTTTTGAAAGAAAACTATAATAATAAACATATAGCCATCATGGCACACAAAGCTCCTCAATTAGCCTTAGAGGTGTTAACTAAAGGGAAAACTTGGCAAGAAGCTATTGATGAAGATTGGAGAAATACCAAATCTTGGCAACCTGGCTGGGAGTATGTCTTAGAATAA
- a CDS encoding nucleotidyl transferase AbiEii/AbiGii toxin family protein, with amino-acid sequence MNNQIIIALKKKLEEISAYGGATAETQRNAIKEELQFYVLNFIYHHPKYSDWIMYGGSALRICHELNRMSVDLDFEVDHAITNDFLDKLKEEIVAHFKNVYNIDTDFLTIGVTNNRGLTLKFHIGEELGLDFSSKQVHIKIDLNHFVPPKTVVTENIPKNKDQFSFAIKTYNLSALMASKIAAIFLRGQRGVDKSIYEEKGRDIYDLLWYMSKKIIPDLDYLAAKDIKFADPKELFNKITIKILNNEKTDDNLKQDLTPLFIDQTFINNWLANWRTSYLRSLEEYKIYTVTTLEKINVYQDFHTDIFSFMYQYNTTENKQVKIILRISDYWIDFGEGNLLIETSEKIKKLFKFNSNGWTSNPPSQEKLMQYAELFYKKIEEYFKKTNHIMLGEIITTKVIRMTADNLNQKEQILLNKAALLSCGLDDLLK; translated from the coding sequence ATGAATAATCAAATTATTATAGCGCTTAAAAAAAAGCTAGAAGAAATATCTGCATATGGAGGCGCCACTGCGGAGACGCAACGTAATGCTATAAAAGAAGAGCTACAATTTTATGTACTAAATTTTATATATCATCACCCAAAATATAGCGATTGGATTATGTATGGTGGCTCTGCACTTCGCATATGTCATGAACTAAACAGAATGTCGGTCGATTTAGATTTCGAAGTAGACCATGCAATCACAAATGACTTCTTAGATAAATTAAAGGAAGAAATCGTAGCTCATTTTAAAAACGTTTATAATATTGACACTGATTTTCTAACAATTGGGGTTACTAACAATAGAGGCCTCACACTAAAATTTCATATAGGTGAAGAGTTAGGGTTGGATTTCTCCTCTAAACAAGTACACATTAAAATTGATTTAAACCATTTTGTTCCTCCTAAAACAGTAGTCACCGAAAACATACCAAAAAATAAAGACCAATTCTCTTTTGCCATAAAAACATATAATCTATCGGCTCTTATGGCCAGCAAAATTGCCGCTATTTTTTTACGTGGGCAACGTGGAGTTGACAAAAGTATATATGAAGAAAAAGGACGTGATATTTATGATTTACTATGGTACATGTCAAAAAAAATTATACCAGATTTAGACTATCTGGCAGCGAAAGATATTAAGTTTGCTGATCCTAAAGAACTCTTTAATAAAATAACTATCAAGATATTAAATAATGAAAAAACTGACGATAACTTGAAACAAGATTTAACACCTCTATTTATAGATCAAACATTCATAAACAATTGGCTTGCTAATTGGCGAACTAGCTATTTACGATCACTAGAAGAATATAAAATCTACACGGTAACTACTCTCGAAAAAATAAATGTATACCAAGATTTTCATACAGATATATTCTCTTTTATGTATCAGTATAACACCACTGAAAATAAACAAGTTAAGATTATACTTCGCATTAGTGATTACTGGATTGATTTCGGCGAAGGAAATTTATTAATTGAAACTAGTGAAAAAATAAAAAAACTATTTAAATTTAATAGCAATGGCTGGACTAGTAATCCTCCTTCACAGGAAAAATTAATGCAATATGCAGAATTATTCTATAAAAAAATTGAAGAATATTTTAAAAAAACCAACCATATAATGTTAGGCGAAATCATAACTACTAAAGTAATTCGAATGACTGCTGATAATTTAAATCAAAAAGAACAAATATTACTAAACAAAGCTGCTCTTCTTTCCTGTGGATTAGACGACTTATTAAAATAA
- a CDS encoding NYN domain-containing protein, which translates to MALFKGKKKSELSVKSTKIAVFIDAGNLWEVYKKIGKMIEVNKLESFFKEKFSGDIFKIFYYVAYPEDGTRPQVQIDKIHKFLTYLKKGLEFEVIKKPLKTINLRDKKGELIYDQDTGEIKTKEKGNLDVEFTIDVIKYSTAYDIAVFVTGDSDFLPLISYLRNLGGKAKKVYIFSTEGCISNELRTGGDGYFDLKNCVEIHGCDLKNQEDR; encoded by the coding sequence ATGGCTTTATTTAAAGGGAAGAAAAAATCCGAATTATCAGTAAAATCTACAAAAATTGCAGTTTTTATAGATGCAGGAAATTTATGGGAAGTCTATAAAAAAATTGGGAAAATGATTGAAGTTAATAAACTTGAATCTTTTTTCAAAGAAAAATTTTCAGGGGATATTTTCAAGATTTTTTATTATGTTGCCTATCCAGAAGACGGGACTAGACCTCAGGTGCAGATTGATAAAATTCATAAATTTTTAACATATTTGAAAAAAGGATTGGAATTTGAAGTTATAAAAAAACCATTAAAAACAATCAACCTGAGGGATAAAAAAGGAGAGCTTATTTATGATCAAGATACCGGAGAAATAAAAACAAAAGAAAAGGGTAATCTTGATGTAGAGTTTACGATAGATGTAATTAAATATTCCACAGCATATGATATAGCGGTATTTGTTACTGGTGATTCGGATTTTTTGCCATTGATTAGTTATTTAAGAAATCTGGGTGGTAAGGCTAAAAAAGTATATATATTTTCTACAGAAGGATGCATATCAAACGAACTCAGGACTGGTGGTGATGGGTATTTTGATCTTAAAAATTGTGTAGAGATACATGGTTGTGATCTTAAGAATCAAGAGGATAGATAA
- a CDS encoding NUDIX domain-containing protein, with amino-acid sequence MQYHKRSAVIIIKDEKILLIHRIKNDNEYYAFPGGTIEKNEKSEETAIREIKEETNLDIVLDKLLWEYKDEHHYGYYFLAKTFEGKIKLGWPETGRNNPNNQYNLEWIKLDNLDNILLYPEEIAKRIKQTFNK; translated from the coding sequence ATGCAATATCATAAAAGATCAGCAGTAATTATAATCAAAGATGAAAAAATTCTTTTAATACATAGAATTAAAAATGATAACGAGTATTATGCATTTCCTGGAGGAACAATAGAAAAAAACGAAAAATCTGAAGAAACCGCTATTAGAGAAATAAAAGAAGAAACTAATTTAGACATAGTTTTGGATAAATTACTTTGGGAATATAAAGATGAGCACCATTACGGATATTATTTCTTAGCTAAAACATTTGAAGGAAAAATTAAATTAGGTTGGCCTGAAACTGGAAGAAATAATCCAAATAACCAATATAATTTGGAATGGATAAAATTAGATAATTTAGATAATATTCTATTATATCCTGAAGAAATAGCAAAAAGAATAAAACAAACTTTTAATAAATAA
- a CDS encoding NUDIX domain-containing protein translates to MKLELVEVVDKNDKVLKIIDRKSAKKSDILRVSNIMIINDEDEILLQLRSENSYNYPSYWDCSGGGHVDSGEDYFGCAKRELFEEIGVKTELELLGKHYIELDDGRKHFSTFFKGKYNGEFNIDPNEVTKVQFFTKEEIKKMISNGGKFHPECLFVLNKYFY, encoded by the coding sequence ATGAAATTAGAACTAGTAGAAGTAGTAGACAAAAATGATAAAGTACTAAAAATAATCGATAGAAAGTCTGCTAAAAAATCAGATATTTTGAGAGTGTCTAATATTATGATTATAAATGATGAAGATGAAATTCTTCTCCAATTACGTTCGGAAAATAGTTATAACTACCCTTCCTATTGGGACTGTAGTGGCGGTGGTCATGTAGATTCTGGGGAAGACTATTTTGGATGTGCTAAAAGAGAGCTTTTTGAAGAAATTGGTGTCAAAACTGAATTAGAATTATTGGGCAAACATTACATTGAACTTGATGATGGGCGCAAACATTTTAGCACTTTCTTTAAAGGAAAATATAATGGGGAATTTAATATTGACCCTAATGAAGTTACAAAAGTACAATTTTTCACAAAAGAGGAAATAAAAAAAATGATTAGCAACGGTGGAAAATTTCATCCTGAATGTTTATTTGTATTAAATAAATATTTTTATTAA
- a CDS encoding N-6 DNA methylase translates to MSQSTLFQLNLKDLKTEAEVETRLLAKLFNDLGYTDQSVIPKKRLLNLMANDGSKKIKIEIDFLLLGSNGNAKVVVEAKDPNKSINEAWGQAASYALSYNRDKLDKEKVKWLLISNGFITSLFKWDSSTPIVTLQLSDFASGSPAYTNLRSYIKYKTADEVVHGDGLKFEIVSPDELNKIFQQTHDLIWKREKLSPTDAFFEFCKFIFIKINEDKKRGQNNEDIPTYKIPLTSEWLDAQKSTSKHPVRDILFNKLRDDLEAAIHRDKKRRIFEENETFKLSASTCQDLIKIFEKINLSSIDEDLNGRMFEVFLNAAVRGRALGQYFTPRPVVDFMTRIALCNVDIKNPPKVMDACAGTAGFLIEVMAYLLSGLRDDTRFSNTEKEIIKNKICNEQLFGIEANERVARIARINMYLHGDGGSHIFHGDGLDDFPKIAEDMKDERKSEIEAMQTKIMENSFDLVLTNPPFSMVYDRNNEDETDILDQRHIADGMKSAKSNILFLDRYWKLLKSGGEILLVLDDTVLNGKNQQNVRNWIVDKFIILGVHSLPFNAFFKAKANIKTSILHLRKKQNDDERQSHIFMSISNNIGHDNSLRDTLERNNLTDILVSYLEWKRTGILKPTIKENQNKNENLECPEQIWITPPEELIIDRLDAFFYAPELKNTWNKILELADKDKIEIKKGIDVKKRAKINGLQKNEFKNKQFHYIEISDVTDYGLPINYLTDNFENLPSRGQYKIQENDVLMAINISSRGTVMLVPKEMENFICTSGFWVFKTKNLEESMLLWYSLRSDLCKKQGYYLAQTASQPELKTDAWNEYFLIPIPKGDTKKEALKESLKFTESLKTMLHARDIRFSENR, encoded by the coding sequence ATGAGCCAAAGTACTCTATTTCAACTTAATTTAAAAGACTTAAAAACCGAAGCCGAGGTAGAAACTAGGCTCTTGGCAAAATTATTTAATGATCTCGGCTATACAGATCAATCTGTTATCCCCAAAAAAAGACTCCTTAATTTGATGGCTAATGATGGATCCAAAAAAATAAAAATTGAAATAGATTTTTTATTACTTGGTAGCAATGGAAATGCAAAAGTAGTAGTAGAGGCTAAGGATCCAAATAAATCCATAAACGAAGCATGGGGACAAGCTGCAAGCTATGCTCTTAGTTATAACCGAGATAAATTAGACAAAGAAAAGGTCAAGTGGTTATTAATCAGTAATGGTTTTATAACTTCGTTATTCAAATGGGACAGCAGTACACCAATCGTAACATTACAGTTATCAGATTTTGCCAGTGGTTCACCAGCCTATACCAATCTAAGAAGTTATATCAAGTATAAAACTGCTGATGAAGTAGTGCACGGTGATGGATTAAAATTTGAAATCGTTTCGCCTGACGAATTGAATAAAATCTTTCAGCAAACGCATGATTTAATTTGGAAGAGGGAAAAACTTAGCCCTACTGATGCTTTTTTTGAATTTTGTAAATTTATATTCATTAAGATTAATGAGGATAAAAAAAGAGGACAAAATAATGAAGACATCCCAACATATAAAATTCCACTTACCAGCGAGTGGTTAGATGCTCAAAAATCAACATCAAAACATCCTGTGCGAGACATTCTTTTTAATAAATTACGAGACGATTTAGAAGCTGCAATACATAGAGACAAAAAACGTAGAATTTTTGAAGAAAATGAAACTTTTAAATTGAGTGCCTCCACCTGCCAAGATCTAATAAAAATATTTGAAAAAATTAATCTTAGCTCAATTGATGAAGACCTTAACGGACGAATGTTTGAAGTGTTCTTAAACGCTGCCGTAAGAGGACGAGCATTGGGGCAATATTTTACACCCCGACCAGTTGTTGACTTTATGACCCGAATTGCCTTATGTAATGTGGATATTAAAAATCCGCCAAAAGTTATGGATGCATGTGCAGGAACAGCTGGTTTTCTCATTGAAGTTATGGCTTATTTATTATCTGGATTGAGAGATGATACACGCTTTAGTAATACAGAAAAAGAAATAATTAAAAACAAGATCTGTAATGAACAATTATTTGGCATTGAAGCAAATGAACGTGTTGCAAGAATTGCTAGAATTAATATGTATTTACACGGCGATGGTGGTAGTCACATATTTCACGGCGATGGATTGGACGATTTTCCAAAAATTGCAGAAGACATGAAAGATGAAAGAAAATCTGAAATTGAAGCAATGCAAACAAAAATCATGGAAAATAGCTTTGACTTGGTACTAACAAACCCTCCGTTTAGCATGGTGTATGACAGAAATAATGAAGATGAAACAGATATATTAGACCAGCGCCATATTGCAGACGGGATGAAAAGTGCAAAATCAAATATTTTATTTTTGGATCGATATTGGAAATTACTGAAATCAGGTGGCGAAATATTACTGGTTCTTGACGACACAGTATTAAACGGGAAAAATCAACAAAATGTTCGAAACTGGATAGTAGATAAATTTATAATTTTAGGAGTTCATTCTTTACCATTTAACGCATTCTTCAAGGCAAAGGCAAATATAAAAACGTCAATTTTACATCTACGGAAAAAACAAAATGATGATGAACGACAAAGTCACATTTTTATGTCTATAAGTAATAATATTGGACACGACAACTCCCTCAGAGACACCTTAGAGCGTAATAATTTAACTGATATTTTAGTATCTTATTTAGAATGGAAACGAACAGGGATACTGAAACCAACAATTAAAGAAAATCAAAACAAAAATGAAAACTTAGAATGTCCGGAACAAATTTGGATTACTCCACCAGAAGAATTAATAATTGATAGATTAGATGCTTTTTTCTATGCGCCTGAGTTAAAAAATACCTGGAATAAAATTTTAGAGCTCGCCGACAAAGATAAAATTGAAATTAAAAAAGGTATAGACGTAAAAAAAAGAGCTAAAATTAATGGCCTGCAAAAAAATGAATTTAAAAACAAACAATTTCATTATATTGAAATTAGTGACGTAACTGACTATGGCTTGCCAATAAACTACTTAACTGACAATTTTGAAAACCTACCATCGCGTGGACAATACAAAATTCAAGAAAATGATGTTCTAATGGCGATAAACATTAGTTCACGAGGAACTGTTATGCTGGTACCAAAAGAAATGGAAAATTTTATTTGTACATCTGGCTTTTGGGTATTTAAAACAAAAAATTTAGAAGAAAGTATGCTGTTATGGTATTCGTTAAGAAGCGATTTATGCAAAAAACAAGGATATTATTTAGCTCAGACAGCCAGTCAACCTGAATTAAAAACAGACGCTTGGAATGAATACTTCTTAATTCCAATTCCAAAAGGAGATACAAAGAAGGAAGCACTAAAAGAATCCTTAAAATTTACTGAAAGCCTAAAAACAATGTTGCATGCAAGAGATATACGTTTTTCTGAAAATAGATAA
- a CDS encoding tyrosine-type recombinase/integrase yields MKSDEKGLQKSQFLANSHPLASLAQELIIRGFSGRTIKSYLSHNQRFLDWTGKSARDISSQDVKDYLLYLKSQNYSNTSLNSVISSLKFYYGQILHRKLFFSIRRPKKEKFLPIVLTRQEIIKIINCAHNLKHKLLLSLLYGSGLRVSEVVKIKISHLDLQSRSLLVKDSKGAKDRYTLLSGISIKFLNIYLPKLPANQKYLFSGQSGQSHLSQRSAQKVFDQALEKSGLKKDASCHSLRHSFATHLLEAGTDIRYIQKLLGHQNIKTTEIYTQVARDFFRGIKSPLD; encoded by the coding sequence ATGAAAAGCGATGAAAAGGGGCTACAAAAGTCCCAGTTTTTAGCCAATAGTCATCCTCTGGCTAGCCTGGCTCAGGAGCTCATTATCAGGGGGTTTTCTGGGCGCACCATCAAGAGCTATTTGTCTCACAACCAGCGATTTTTGGACTGGACTGGCAAGTCGGCTAGAGATATTAGTAGTCAGGACGTCAAAGATTATCTCCTGTATCTCAAAAGCCAAAATTATTCCAATACCTCCTTAAATAGTGTTATCTCATCTCTCAAGTTTTATTATGGACAGATTCTGCATCGGAAGCTGTTTTTTAGTATTCGTCGGCCGAAAAAAGAAAAATTTTTGCCGATTGTTTTGACGCGTCAGGAAATCATCAAAATTATCAACTGCGCGCACAATCTAAAACACAAATTATTATTGTCACTTCTCTATGGTTCTGGTCTGAGAGTGTCAGAAGTAGTCAAAATAAAAATAAGTCATTTAGATTTGCAGAGCAGGAGTCTCTTGGTCAAAGATAGCAAAGGTGCCAAAGACAGATATACATTGCTAAGTGGCATAAGCATAAAATTTTTAAATATTTATTTACCAAAATTACCAGCCAACCAAAAATATCTATTTAGTGGACAGTCTGGTCAAAGTCATTTGAGTCAAAGAAGCGCTCAAAAAGTATTTGATCAGGCCCTTGAAAAATCAGGTCTAAAAAAAGACGCCAGTTGCCACAGCCTGCGTCATTCCTTTGCTACTCATCTTTTGGAAGCGGGGACAGATATCAGGTATATCCAAAAATTACTTGGTCATCAAAATATCAAAACAACTGAAATCTATACTCAGGTGGCTCGTGATTTTTTTCGGGGCATCAAAAGTCCACTTGATTAA